Proteins encoded in a region of the Magallana gigas chromosome 8, xbMagGiga1.1, whole genome shotgun sequence genome:
- the LOC136270647 gene encoding protein wech-like produces the protein MAAISPEYQLGSPQEHIPACEKHNFKIDMTCEDCDEFICSQCAKTDHKDHDWKDISTAGNLRRGELKKTLSKVKEEDVTEIDKNIRKASKQMEDNKKCCDSEVFKLQKQFDAIISKLADINKNYIKKLSDNLERKNAEVSENILNLERRKKRVMDLVKFLDENDSTMSDYSLIDNTRNLSNLLSNMDFYLEKGDYSERYKSGDISEGLLESMMGQTFDLDDFIVIETGSFQYGEKSIIFIEAINEDTCFLRGLNLDHIELVNRMNEKGTKISISVSDVCVTDNGDVYATDYNNCIIVSLPPSGSVSTVFSTAPLVPLGICQSTEGGLLVSLRDTESERYQLDSSRRRLVRHVTLNGDVICEYEFQEDGQTRLFTVPWRVKQSTNTDICVVNWTSESTGELMILSFTGSLKLVYRGQKLEKKFKPTDVAFDSHCNIIVSDTFNSKIHLLSPDGEFMKYVVTENGITYPVSMSFYKPTLWVGTYDGLVKLFQFN, from the coding sequence ATGGCGGCCATATCTCCAGAATACCAACTTGGATCTCCTCAAGAACACATCCCAGCATGTGAGAAACATAACTTTAAAATAGACATGACATGTGAGGACTGTGATGAGTTTATCTGTTCACAATGTGCCAAAACAGACCACAAGGATCATGACTGGAAAGATATTTCCACAGCAGGAAATCTAAGGAGAGGAGAGCTAAAGAAGACTTTGAGTAAGGTTAAGGAGGAAGATGTGACAGAGATTGATAAAAACATCAGGAAGGCGTCCAAACAAATGGAAGACAACAAAAAATGCTGTGATTCTGAGGTCTTTAAGCTTCAGAAACAGTTTGATGCGATTATTTCAAAACTTGCAGATATCAATAAGAATTATATAAAGAAACTGAGTGATAATCTGGAAAGAAAAAATGCTGAAGTGAGCGAGAACATTTTAAACTTAGAAAGGAGAAAGAAACGGGTAATGGATTTAGTTAAGTTTCTGGATGAAAACGACAGTACAATGTCTGACTATAGTTTGATCGACAACACCAGGAACTTGTCCAATCTTCTGTCCAACATGGACTTTTATTTAGAGAAGGGGGATTATTCAGAGAGATACAAAAGTGGGGACATCAGCGAGGGATTATTGGAATCGATGATGGGACAAACTTTTGATTTGgatgattttattgttattgaaaCTGGTTCATTTCAATACGGAGAAAAATCTATAATCTTTATAGAGGCAATCAATGAAGATACGTGTTTCCTGAGAGGTTTGAATTTAGATCACATTGAACTTGTTAATAGAATGAATGAAAAGGGAACAAAAATCAGTATCAGTGTTAGTGACGTTTGTGTAACAGACAATGGTGATGTATATGCCACTGATTATAATAACTGCATCATTGTTAGTCTGCCCCCGTCAGGCTCAGTCTCTACAGTATTCAGTACAGCTCCACTGGTACCCTTAGGGATTTGTCAATCAACAGAAGGTGGACTGCTGGTCTCATTGAGAGATACAGAGTCGGAACGATATCAACTAGATTCGAGCAGAAGACGTTTGGTCAGACACGTGACACTAAATGGTGACGTCATCTGTGAGTACGAGTTCCAGGAGGACGGTCAGACCAGACTTTTCACTGTACCATGGAGAGTTAAACAGAGCACCAACACTGATATCTGTGTGGTTAACTGGACAAGTGAATCTACAGGTGAACTGATGATTCTATCTTTCACTGGGTCTCTGAAGTTAGTCTACCGTGGACAgaaactggaaaaaaaatttaaaccaacTGATGTAGCGTTTGACTCACATTGCAACATCATCGTTAGTGACACATTTAACAGCAAAATACATCTCCTGAGTCCTGATGGGGAGTTTATGAAGTATGTCGTGACAGAGAATGGAATAACATATCCAGTTTCCATGTCCTTCTACAAACCGACATTGTGGGTAGGCACCTACGACGGACTTGTCAAATtgtttcaattcaattaa
- the LOC105338660 gene encoding uncharacterized protein: MIRRKAKEYGGSSLELGGATNLIKYVPMKRRMSVNVVRYLILILLGVILHAGYKLMFNSNSEREYAGSPSDDVLNDDVAETTEGGFKDSQNLAFDDEWEHEEKIENKLKIHSKTVLDKHMKSQKEDATIAKNLNLDKDVNVKDDEKSQNSKMLNKQPIDKNHQSNEMEYNIIIDELDPKDNLEIEDLKNEMKIENQIAKLMDEDRNSEKVAELPVEESSDLKQPVQRDPKVQKEFQQKADKIVRMVKGNVQSVILSEGGHHSHEIPVFVTAASQQTFGQIEHLVASIQYFYPQETLYIFDLDLNEGQRKKLSSFCNVRMRGFWFNLFPKFIQDLSNYHWRPLIIQTALAEFGHITWINPGFKVSSTVFSELVHKSEDPGVLIIGQSADYSTFAVTNPGMYKYLAVNRADLYKFPHIEIKAIIIHNTEDIMNHFMKILTACAVEERCLTPFGASSDCTFDVTGRQYAHCHRFDESAVNIILKNWLGHKPVSYMVKSTFLQPINKYDRVSPKVCNK; the protein is encoded by the exons ATGATACGAAGGAAGGCCAAGGAATACGGTGGTTCCAGTCTAGAACTCGGTGGTGCTACTAACCTGATAAAATATGTCCCAATGAAGCGGCGGATGTCTGTAAACGTCGTCAGATACCTCATCTTGATACTGCTCGGAGTTATACTTCATGCTGGATATAAACTGATGTTCAAC TCAAATTCAGAGCGTGAGTACGCCGGAAGTCCCTCTGATGACGTACTGAACGATGACGTTGCCGAAACTACAGAAGGCGGTTTCAAGGACAGTCAAAATCTTGCGTTTGATGATGAATGGGAGCACGAAGAAAAGattgaaaacaaattgaaaatacattcaAAAACGGTTCTTGATAAACATATGAAAAGTCAAAAAGAAGACGCTACAATTGCAAAAAATCTTAACCTTGACAAAGACGTGAATGTCAAAGATGATGAAAAATCCcaaaatagtaaaatgttaaacaaacaACCAATTGATAAGAATCACCAAAGTAACGAAATGGAATATAACATCATTATCGACGAATTAGATCCAAAAGATAACCTTGAGATTGAAGATTTGAAAAAcgaaatgaaaattgaaaatcaaatagCCAAATTAATGGACGAAGACAGAAATTCGGAAAAAGTGGCCGAATTACCAGTGGAGGAGTCCTCGGACCTCAAACAGCCAGTCCAAAGAGATCCGAAAGTTCAAAAAGAGTTCCAACAAAAGGCTGACAAGATAGTACGCATGGTTAAAGGCAACGTCCAAAGCGTCATTTTGTCTGAGGGCGGCCACCACAGTCACGAAATCCCGGTGTTTGTGACAGCGGCATCTCAACAGACGTTCGGTCAGATCGAACACCTTGTGGCCTCCATCCAGTATTTCTATCCCCAGGAAACCCTTTATATATTTGATCTGGATCTAAATGAAGGACAACGAAAAAAG CTGTCTTCGTTTTGCAACGTGCGAATGCGGGGATTTTGGTTCAATcttttccccaaatttattcaaGATTTGTCGAACTATCACTGGCGACCATTAATCATTCAG ACGGCTCTTGCTGAATTTGGCCACATAACATGGATAAATCCAGGCTTTAAAGTGAGTTCCACAGTGTTCTCTGAACTCGTCCACAAATCTGAGGATCCTGGGGTGCTGATCATTGGACAGAGCGCCGATTACTCCACGTTTGCCGTCACTAACCCCGGGATGTACAAATACCTCGCCGTCAACAGAGCCGATCTCTATAAGTTCCCTCACATTGAAATTAAAGCCATAATTATTCACAACACTGAGGACATCATGAACCATTTCATGAAAATTCTTACCGCATGCGCCGTCGAGGAGCGTTGTCTGACTCCCTTTGGCGCTTCCTCGGACTGTACTTTTGACGTCACGGGCCGGCAGTACGCACATTGTCACCGTTTTGATGAGTCCGCGGTAAATATCATACTGAAGAACTGGCTAGGACACAAACCCGTATCTTATATGGTGAAAAGTACGTTTCTTCAGCCGATTAATAAATATGACAGAGTGAGTCCTAAAGTATGCAATAAGTGA